One segment of Anguilla anguilla isolate fAngAng1 chromosome 1, fAngAng1.pri, whole genome shotgun sequence DNA contains the following:
- the lratd2b gene encoding protein LRATD2, with amino-acid sequence MGNQVEKLTHLSYAEVPTADPNGLDPEEDCPRIGVSYIFSNDDDDLEDNHEIENDQNQEEKQFDKRNELECAVYYRDECVYEKSTKNIDMGTYSPENLSNKCKPGDLVEFVATGQYPHWAVYVGDFQVVHLHRAEIRNNFLTDASQGRRGRVANDLYKFKALNPDVVVQNAMEQVGAKDRELSWRNSECFAAWCKFGRREFKIGGEIRIGKQPYRLKLLLSDKRSHVLEFQSLEDLIMEKRRNDQIGRAAVIQELENHLNSGEEISNEHNRN; translated from the coding sequence ATGGGGAATCAGGTAGAAAAACTCACTCATTTAAGTTATGCAGAAGTTCCGACAGCAGATCCGAACGGGTTGGATCCCGAGGAGGACTGTCCAAGGATTGGAGTTTCCTATATCTTTTCCAATGATGATGACGATCTAGAGGATAATCACGAAATTGAAAACGACCAAAATCAGGAAGAGAAGCAATTTGATAAGCGCAACGAGCTGGAGTGTGCCGTTTACTATCGGGACGAATGCGTTTACGAGAAGAGTACCAAGAACATAGACATGGGTACGTATTCTCCGGAGAATCTGTCGAACAAATGTAAGCCGGGTGACTTGGTGGAGTTTGTCGCAACCGGTCAGTACCCACATTGGGCTGTTTACGTGGGAGACTTTCAAGTTGTTCACTTGCACAGAGCCGAGATAAGGAACAATTTTTTGACAGATGCCAGCCAAGGCAGAAGAGGCAGAGTCGCCAACGACCTGTACAAATTCAAAGCTCTGAACCCTGACGTAGTGGTACAGAACGCAATGGAGCAAGTCGGAGCGAAAGACAGGGAGCTAAGTTGGAGAAACTCAGAATGTTTTGCCGCTTGGTGCAAATTTGGTAGACGTGAGTTCAAAATCGGAGGTGAAATACGCATTGGAAAGCAGCCTTATAGATTAAAACTCCTATTGTCTGATAAAAGGAGCCACGTTCTTGAATTTCAAAGTTTGGAGGACTTAATTatggaaaaaaggagaaacGACCAAATAGGCAGGGCTGCGGTGATCCAGGAGCTAGAAAACCATCTCAACAGTGGGGAGGAAATCAGCAATGAGCACAATAGGAACTGA